In one Rutidosis leptorrhynchoides isolate AG116_Rl617_1_P2 chromosome 8, CSIRO_AGI_Rlap_v1, whole genome shotgun sequence genomic region, the following are encoded:
- the LOC139862793 gene encoding V-type proton ATPase subunit G 1-like has protein sequence MDGGSRGQNGIQSLLSAEQEAQQIVNAARSAKLARLKQAKDEAEREVAEFRAQMEADFQRKLAESSGDSGANVMRLDKETEGKIQHLKTEADKISHDVVGMLLKHVTSVKC, from the exons ATGGATGGTGGTAGCAGGGGCCAAAACGGAATTCAATCACTATTATCAGCAGAGCAAGAAGCTCAGCAGATTGTCAATGCTGCCCGAAGTG CGAAGTTGGCTAGACTAAAACAGGCCAAAGACGAGGCTGAGAGAGAGGTTGCTGAATTTCGTGCTCAAATGGAAGCTGATTTCCAAAGAAAGCTCGCCGAG TCAAGTGGGGACTCGGGCGCCAATGTGATGCGTCTTGATAAGGAAACCGAGGGAAAGATTCAACATTTGAAGACAGAAGCAGATAAAATCTCACATGACGTCGTTGGGATGCTTTTGAAGCATGTCACCTCGGTTAAGTGCTGA